GGCGTGTTGATTACGCTCAGGGATTCATTGGAACAGTATCTGGATTATAAGCTAGAAGTGATTTCAGGCGGCGGAACGTCGTCGCTCTTCTTAGTGGAAAAGGACGAGGTGCCGGAAGGCATCAACCAGTTGCGTATCGGCGAAGGGATTTTGCTGGGGACGGATACGACGAACAACCGCGTCATCCCCGGTTTGCATCAGGATGCGTTCCGCTTGCGCGGCGAAGTGATCGAAGTGAAGGATAAACCGTCACTGCCGATGGGCGAAATCGGCAAAGACGCGTTCGGCAACACGCCTCAATTCATCGATCAGGGAATGCGCAAACGTGCAATCCTGGCATTCGGACGCCAGGACGTATATATCGAAGGGATTCGTCCGGTGGAAGAAAAGTATGCGATCCTGGGAGCGAGCAGTGATCATACGATCGTCGATATCACCGACGGCGAAAACGAAGTCAAAGTGGGCGACGAGATCGAGTTTTCTCTGACCTATCCTGGTCTGCTTTCGGCCAGCGACTCGCGCTACATTGAAAAAGAGTTCAAGGGGGAACGGCGAAATGAAGATTGAACGGTTGCGGACACCAAAGGCAAAGTGGCTGCCCAGGCTTCTCGAATTGGAAAGAGAAGCGTTTGGCGACGGCGCACTGAATGAGTGGAATCTGGTGCCGATGATTCGGCATGGCTGCGTCCATGTTGCGCTCCAGGACGATGAAATCGTCGGGCTGGTCGAATATATGCGCGATTGGGAAAAGCCGGAGCGTGCGTACATGGTCGGCGTGTCGGTTGCGCAGGCGTTGCGCGGACAGGGATTGGGCAGCGCCTTGCTCCGCGCCAGTCTCTCGGAGTTGAAGCAAAGCGGTGTGACGGAGGTCGAACTGACGGTAGATCCTTCAAATCAGGCGGCGATCCGTGTCTATCGGGAAAAACTGGGCTTTGTTGAACAGGAAATGCGCCGCGGAGAATACGGCAGCGCTGAAGATCGTTTGGTGATGACGGTAATCTTATGAAGAATGTTTGAAAAAATAGCCGTGTTATTGTAACGTTTCGTAATAAACAGGTTGATTTTTGTCAACACATATGGTTAAATGCTACTGCAATATGAAAAAAAGGAAGAATGCAAGTGGCGAATTCGATACGAAACAAACTGGCGGCGCGGATTTTCATCGCCGGCAGCGTGATTGGTTTGATCGGTTTTTTATTTACCTATAACATGCTGGCAAGGCAGGTCACGGACAATTATGAATTGCAGGCCAGCCAGGTTGCCGTTTACATGCGCAATTATCTGGAAGAAGACCTGATGTATGTCTCTTTCAATGACATTTCATCACTGGCAAAGGATGCACGCATGGCGGAAATGATCGATAAGATCGGCGGCAAAGTCTACTTTGACGGCAATGCGTTTGCGCGGCGCGATATCGATCCCTTGGCCGATTTTCTCAAATGGCACACCCGTTTGCAAGGGATTTGCATCGGAACGCAGCAAGGCGGTTATATCGAAATCTCGGAGCGGCCATTGATAGCGGCGCTGCAGCCGTATGAACCACGCGAGCGCCCTTGGTACAAAGATGCGCTTGCAACGCCCGACCGTCCGGTACTGACCGGACCGTACCGCCAGATGAGCGGTGGAATCGCGGTCGCGGTGTCAAAGGCGGTCGTCAAAAACAATGAAACGATCGGCGTGGTCTCATTCAATCTTGATCTTGGCGGTATAGAAGAAAGCATTCAACGCCTGACGCGCAAATGGGAAGGCGACATCGAAATTATCAGCGGCGACGGGACGATTCTCTTTGACCGAAAGCACAAGGCTCGTACGCTGAAAAACACCAATGAAGCAGGCGTCGATGCCGGACACGCGGAAAGCGGCTTTGAAACAATCGTCATTGAAGGCAGGGAGCAGCGCGCCTGGACGGAAGTGAACCGGGAAAACGGCTGGAAAGTCGTCACCGCGATCTCTACGCAGCGGATCAACGAACAAATCCTGCTGATGATCATGCCGATCCTGGTTGCTTATCTTGCGGCGCTCTTGTCGGTAATCCTTGTCGTGTGCGGCGTGGTGCAGATTCATGTCGTGAACCTGATCGACCGGATCAACCGCCAGACAAAGGAAATCGCAACCGGCAATCTGGCCGCGCGTATCGCGGAAATGCCGAACGATGAGATCGGCAAACTCGGCGAATCGTTCAATGCGATGGCGCAAAAACTGGAACTGAACATCGCGAGCATCAATGATGCGAACAAGCAATTGCTGCATATGGATCGCCTCAACACGGTGGCCGAAATGGCCGCCAGCATCGCGCACGAGGTGCGCAACCCGATGACGACGATTCGCGGCTTTTTACAGCTGATGCGCAGCAAGGAGACCGATGCGAAAAAGATCGCGTTCTGCGACCTCATGATCGAAGAGCTTGACCGCGCCAACAGCATCATCACCGAATTCCTCTCCCTGTCGAAAAACAAGGAGATTTATCTGCAGGAGCAGCGTCTGGAAGAGATTATCCGTGCCATTTATCCACTGCTGCAATCCGATGCGGCGATCGGCGGCAAAGAGATCGTACTGCAGCTGGCGGATTCTCCGCCGCTGATGCTGGACGAAAAGGAAATACGGCAACTGATCCTGAACCTTTCGCGCAATGGCTTGGAGGCGATGGAGCAGCACGGCAAACTGACGATCGCGACAAGCTTGGCGGAAGACGGTTCGGTGATGCTGACGATTCAG
This genomic stretch from Azotosporobacter soli harbors:
- a CDS encoding alanine/ornithine racemase family PLP-dependent enzyme, producing MSSCSVLTIDLNKIRENANQIVRQCRDKGIEVIGVTKGFTAAHQIVTAMLEGGIAGLADARMENIMELRKRGFQNQITLLRLPRLSNVDNVVRYADVSINSELSVISALAAAACRIEAMHKIILMVDVGDLREGVLQEHVIATAAQIKSMRGVKLVGLGTNMGCYGGVLPSRENLGVLITLRDSLEQYLDYKLEVISGGGTSSLFLVEKDEVPEGINQLRIGEGILLGTDTTNNRVIPGLHQDAFRLRGEVIEVKDKPSLPMGEIGKDAFGNTPQFIDQGMRKRAILAFGRQDVYIEGIRPVEEKYAILGASSDHTIVDITDGENEVKVGDEIEFSLTYPGLLSASDSRYIEKEFKGERRNED
- a CDS encoding GNAT family N-acetyltransferase, producing the protein MKIERLRTPKAKWLPRLLELEREAFGDGALNEWNLVPMIRHGCVHVALQDDEIVGLVEYMRDWEKPERAYMVGVSVAQALRGQGLGSALLRASLSELKQSGVTEVELTVDPSNQAAIRVYREKLGFVEQEMRRGEYGSAEDRLVMTVIL
- a CDS encoding ATP-binding protein; translation: MANSIRNKLAARIFIAGSVIGLIGFLFTYNMLARQVTDNYELQASQVAVYMRNYLEEDLMYVSFNDISSLAKDARMAEMIDKIGGKVYFDGNAFARRDIDPLADFLKWHTRLQGICIGTQQGGYIEISERPLIAALQPYEPRERPWYKDALATPDRPVLTGPYRQMSGGIAVAVSKAVVKNNETIGVVSFNLDLGGIEESIQRLTRKWEGDIEIISGDGTILFDRKHKARTLKNTNEAGVDAGHAESGFETIVIEGREQRAWTEVNRENGWKVVTAISTQRINEQILLMIMPILVAYLAALLSVILVVCGVVQIHVVNLIDRINRQTKEIATGNLAARIAEMPNDEIGKLGESFNAMAQKLELNIASINDANKQLLHMDRLNTVAEMAASIAHEVRNPMTTIRGFLQLMRSKETDAKKIAFCDLMIEELDRANSIITEFLSLSKNKEIYLQEQRLEEIIRAIYPLLQSDAAIGGKEIVLQLADSPPLMLDEKEIRQLILNLSRNGLEAMEQHGKLTIATSLAEDGSVMLTIQDEGGGIPAEIMENIGVPFKTTKDTGTGLGLAVCYGIAARHNAYICVKTGLEGTTFYVQFPVRHAETE